Proteins from a single region of Chaetodon trifascialis isolate fChaTrf1 chromosome 10, fChaTrf1.hap1, whole genome shotgun sequence:
- the gnrhr4 gene encoding gonadotropin releasing hormone receptor 4 codes for MFHQLTDQTMNGSCQGPTSVCNTSADGDALQLPTFSTAAKVRVIITFILCAVSAVCNLVVLWAASNGGKRKSHVRILIMNLTVADLLVTFIVMPVDAVWNITVQWQAGDVACRLLMFMKLVAMYSCAFVTVVISLDRQSAILNPLGISEAKRKSKIMLTVAWTMSVILSLPQMFIFHNVTITVPENFTQCTTHGSFVQHWQETLYNMFTFVCLFLLPLVIMIFCYTRILIEISSRMARSNFISRDVHLRRSHNNIPKARMRTLKMSIVIVTSFIICWTPYYLLGLWYWLFPEKMEETVSHSLTHMLFIFGLFNACLDPITYGLFTIHLHQGLKRCCRSANTGTELENNTCLMHMTRLSSQRQIASGNHTTDGEEGNDSSSTKSASRPIIPISKM; via the exons ATGTTCCACCAGTTGACGGATCAGACAATGAACGGCAGCTGCCAGGGACCCACCTCAGTGTGCAATACGAGCGCAGATGGAGACGCGCTCCAGCTGCCCACTTTCTCCACCGCGGCCAAAGTCAGagtcatcatcaccttcatcctgTGCGCAGTGTCGGCTGTGTGCAACTTGGTGGTGCTTTGGGCTGCCAGCAACGGCGGCAAGCGCAAGTCACACGTCAGGATCCTCATAATGAACCTGACAGTTGCGGACCTGCTGGTGACTTTCATCGTGATGCCCGTGGACGCGGTGTGGAACATCACAGTGCAGTGGCAGGCGGGAGACGTCGCCTGCaggctgctgatgttcatgAAACTGGTGGCGATGTACTCGTGTGCGTTTGTGACTGTGGTCATTAGCTTGGATAGACAGTCTGCCATCCTCAATCCTCTGGGCATCAGTGAGGCCAAAAGGAAAAGCAAAATCATGTTGACCGTGGCATGGACGATGAGTGTGATTCTCTCACTCCCTCAG ATGTTCATATTTCACAATGTGACCATCACAGTCCCAGAGAACTTCACCCAGTGCACCACCCATGGCAGTTTTGTCCAGCACTGGCAGGAGACCCTCTACAACATGTTCACCTTTGTgtgcctcttcctcctgcctttGGTCATCATGATCTTCTGCTACACACGAATCCTTATCGAGATTTCCAGCCGCATGGCCCGGAGTAACT TTATATCGAGAGATGTGCATCTCCGCCGCTCCCACAATAACATCCCTAAAGCTCGGATGAGGACACTTAAGATGAGCATTGTCATTGTAACGTCATTCATCATCTGCTGGACCCCGTACTACCTGCTCGGCCTGTGGTATTGGTTGTTCCCTGAAAAAATGGAGGAGACGGTCTCTCATTCACTCACGCATATGCTGTTTATCTTTGGCCTCTTCAACGCCTGTCTAGACCCCATCACTTATGGTTTGTTTACCATTCATCTTCACCAGGGTCTTAAGAGATGCTGTCGAAGTGCAAACACAGGGACCGAATTAGAAAACAACACTTGCCTTATGCACATGACTCGTTTGTCGTCTCAGAGGCAGATCGCTTCAGGCAACCACACTACAGACGGAGAGGAGGGAaacgacagcagcagcacgaaAAGTGCCTCAAGGCCAATCATCCCAATAAGCAAGATGTAA